The segment GATAGCAGATTCACAAATTTATATTTTTGTATTTTTAGGTGCAGGTGCTATCGGTACGTTCTTCGGTGGTCCATTGGCTGACCGCTTTGGAAAAAGATTGGTCATTTCTCTTTCCATGCTCGGTTCTGCCCCACTTGCCCTGCTCCTTCCATTTGTCGGTCCCACTTTTGCGTATGTTTTGATTGCCATAATTGGATTTATCATTCTCTCGAGCTTCTCGGTGACCGTTGTTTATGCTCAGGAGCTTGTTCCTGGGAGAATCGGATTGGTTTCCGGTCTCATTGTGGGCCTTGCATTTGGAATGGGTGCAGTGGGCTCTGTTGCGCTTGGTGTCCTGGCTGATTGGATCGGGTTGACGAATACGATCCTATTCACAGTCTGTCTTCCATTAATCGGTCTATTGACATTCTTTCTACCAACAGATCAAAAACTTAGGGAAATGCATAGCTGAAGAGAAGAAAGGGTTCCTGTTGACCCTTTCTTTTCTTTTGCCTATACTTGTTTAAGTGTTAGGCTCTGTAAAAGCATAATGTTGATTTTTGCAGCAATATAACTGGTGATTGGAGTAATAGACGCAAGCCGAGGAGGCTCCCCAACCCCCCTTAGGAAAGCGAAGCCTTGTGCGGAAATCAACAGCGGTGTTAAACAGGACCAAGTGTTAAAAGATACCTAGTGAAAATGGTGATAATGATGGATTTTGATATAAAGTCATTGGCCTTTTACTTGATTGAAGTGGAAGGTAGCGGTGAAAGTGCTAAGAAGTATTATAAACCGATGGCAGTTTTAGATGAGGATACATATGAAGAGAGCGCTTTGAAACCTTTCCTTGATGGAGAACTGATGAAAATCACAAAAAGAAAGGTAGATCGACATCCTAAAAATGAGCAAGTCCCCACAAAGATTGGGAGATTCATGGTAGAGCCTGGGTATGACTTAGGTTCCAATCCGAACTATAATCAATTCAATCGAATTAAAAATGCGGAAACACTTGAAATATTTTCACAGGCGGCCGAAGAAATAGCTACCACCTATACGGATACAACTGCTGTAAGAGGCGGGGTTCTAATTGTCGCAAGGGCTAAATTGAATAAATACTTTGATGAACCTTTTGTATTCATATTGAAATGTGACTTCGAACAGAAGGTAGCTTCCATAACGGATGAAAGAACCCTCATTCATAACGTACAGATGGCAATTACCACGAAGAATATGAAGTCCATCCAATACCCCTTCATGATAGAGGATGGGATGGTAGAAGAAAGCGAATTGAAGATTCATCAATCCTCCCACTCGCGTTATTTCGAGGATTTCCTTAAATTTGTGGAATATGGAGAATCGATGCCTGAAATCATCAAAAATCAGGTGATGGGAATGGTTCATCAAGAGATTTCTGAAACATACAAGGATGAAAGTGAAGAAAAAGAGAAAATGGAACAAGCAATGGAAGCATGGGCAACCTCACCAAAACGCGAATTGCAGGAGCGCTGGTCCGATGAACAGGTAATCGAGGCTTCATCAAGCATCATTGAGCAGACACCGGACATCGAACTTAAATTCAAGCTGGATCACATATCTGTTAAAAGCCTACTGGCGGATTTTGGTGAGAATGTCCATATCGCCAAAATTAATGACCGTTATGTCGTCCTTCTTGAAGGTGACTTTCTCCAATTCGAAAAAAACGTGTCTCCTGTTGAGATGCTCAAACCAAGTGAACTGACCATGATCCTGGAAAGGATGAATAAAAAATACAGCAACTGAACTGTTCATGAATAAATGTCAAAGTTAATGAAATGATAAGATCAAATACCTTTTAGGGGTGACCACCAATGGATTGGATGTCCATCATCCGCTATGCATGTTCATTAACAGGAATCATCTGCCTTGGTTTTACGTATAAGCATATGTTGAAAAGTGCGCGTGCCAAGGGGAAAGCAATGGGTAAAGATTAGAGTGAGATGAAGAATGAAAATTTGAAAGGCCAGGGAACTTTAATAAAGTTTCCTGGCCCTATTTATTAAATATAAGAAAGTAAGCTTATAATACTGTTGATTTCCATTCCAGTCGCTTCGCTTACCCAAAGGGCGGTCCGTAAGCCTCCTCACAACGCTTAAGGAGTTTTACCTGTCCCTTCCACTCCAATTAAGAGGGTAGCTTCATTCACCGAAAGAATAACAAATTGCCTATCTAAGTAAAGTGCCTGAAAATAGCAATTAAGCCCCGCGGAAAACGAAGCCATTTGCAGACAGGAACAGCAAGATTAACCAAATATTTAGCTTTAAAAGAACGGACGGTTCTCTTAATTATTTGGTTTCAAACAATTCAATCCATTCGCCGTCCGGACCTGTAAAGAAGATGTATCTCGCCCCGTTTGGCAATGTGGTTATTTCCTTTTCTAGGAATGTAACATCCAATTGCTTTAATCGCTCATATTCCATTTCCAAATTGTCCACTGTCAATGCTATATGATGAACTTTGCCTTCAGGAGGTAGATGATCGTTATAGCCTTGAATGAGCTCCAGTTCCGTTTCATCACTTTCATTAAATCCTAAAAAAGCAAGTTTAATGACCCCATTAGGGTGGTCAAGCTGTCCTTTTAATGAGAATCCCAGTATGTTTGTATAAAAAGCTATGGAAACTTCAATGTCTTGTACCATAATCCCGACATGCTCTAAACGTTTGATTGCCATCTCTGCTCTCTCCCCAGATTTTTTAGTTATTTGTACGTAGCCTCCTGATGTTCTCCACTAAGAAATTTACATATTCCTCATCCTTTACCAGCCAAGCAGCAAAACTCCTTTTAACGAATGTTTCTGCTTCCTGAAAGGATGAAAAGGTCTTTTCCATAAGCTTTTCTTTATTTTCCACTTGCCAGGTTCCGCCTTCCTTCGGTAAAAGAAACAGATTTCCTTTTTCCTTGGAATCATAAAGTACGCCATTCGGAGATTCTTTTACATTGAAGACGTTCTTAGGGGCATCCTGTTTCAGAGGCTCCAAAGGGAATGCCTCTGAAACAAAGAGTTTATATGCCTGCTCGTTTAAATTACAACCTGAAGCCTTGGCATGGCCTCCCCCATCAAATTTCGCAGCCACTTGAGAGACATCCACATCATCATGGATGGTTCTCAAACTGATCCGCTTGCTGCCCATATTGATCATGGCAATGTAATCAAGGTGGGGGTTTTCTTTTCCTAAGGCATTCCCTATCTCTGAAAGGAACGATTCGGCATGGATAATCCCAACCCATTTGTCATCTACGGGCTTTTGTACAATTTCCCGTCGTTTTTTACGTAGATATCTCTCAAGCTTCTGTTCTTCCATATCAAGAATCTGTGTTTCAAAATCATCAAAGTTGAATTTGTCCGCATTTGTAAGCTTCTGGAGCATCCGCTCTACAAAATCATCGATGGAAATCATATAAAGTAGATCGTTCAGTCTCTTGGCTTTTGTATTATTATTACGATCCCATTCCCATGTATCATATTGACGGATCAATTCCACTACTTCATCGAGTGCTTCCCTCCTAGTAATGAGTTCCTTTTCTAGCAGGTACTCATAAAATAGGGAGGTGGCACTTGTTAGCCTACCGTCTTCATATTCCACTGTGACAGCTGCCCAATTATATCCGTTTAAATGGATGGCTGTCTTATGGTGATCGATAAATTGAACCTTGCCTCCTAGCTCTTTGACAAAGTGATCAAGTTTTTTTGCATTATCCTCGTTTACAGAAAGATCAGTTATGTATATTTGATGCTGAGGTGTTGCTTCCTCCATAAAGTCGGCCACCTGGTAATTCAGACTCCCGACTGAATTATAATGGACCTTCACCTTTTCCTTGAAAGCCAGCTTGGCCAAGATTCCACAGCCGACCCCATCTAAATCATTGTGGGTAAATAAATGAATCAATAGTAGTCCCCCTTATCAATTTGGTCCTGCTAGACGAGCGAGACACAGTTGCTTGTCCACCTATGCTTATTACTTTGTATATTCTTCTCCCCAATATTCCTTAATATGAGCATCTCGTCCGGATTCTTTACGTTCTTGTTTATATTTTTCAGGGTTTTTCTCATAAAACTTCTGGTGATACTCTTCCGCTTCATAAAATGCTGTTGCCGGTTTTATTTCTGTTACGATCGGCTTTTGGAAACGTCCACTTGATTGAAGCTCTTCTTTTGTCTTCACAGCAAGCTCTTTCTGATGGTCATTATGGTAAAAAATCGCCGTGCGATACTGGCTACCTCTATCAAAAAACTGACCACCGTCATCTGTTGGGTCTATTTGCGGCCAATATAACTCCAGTAATTTTTCATAAGGAAATAATTCCGGATTAAATTTGATTTGGACCGCTTCATAGTGTCCAGTATTACCTTTCTTTATTTCCTCATATGTAGGATTAGTGACTTCCCCCCCGGTATATCCGGATACTACTTTTTCAATTCCAGGCATCTCATCAAAAGGTTTGACCATGCACCAGAAACATCCACCAGCAAAAGTAGCTAATTCTGTTTTACTATTTTTCATTATGTTACACCTCTCACTCTTACTTATTACTATGCTTGATGGAATTTTACACTATACATGAAGTAGATACAATAACATTGCTTATCGAATACTCAAGATTAACATAACAAAATTATTATATATTCATTATTAACGAAATAATAAAACATTTTCATGATTGCGTTTACAATCATTTACACTTCTATAAGAGTATTGTACGATAATTCTTTGTGAATAAATGAACGATAGGAGTCTGATTAGAGAATGATAGAGCAGTTTTCAAATATGGAGTTATTGAATCAGTTTTGGTTAATACTCTTTTTCCTCATACCCATGGTTTTAATTTCTAGAATGGTGGTAGCGGGAACGCGTTTTTCCCCTATATTAATCATTGTCATTCTTGGTCTTGGAATGGGTTATTTACTTGTGTTTACTGGTGTTGCCACTCCAGGATTGGTTGAGTTCCCATTTGTTGACCTGATGGCCAGAACGACCATCATCGCATTAACCGTATCTTTCTTCGTAGGAGGACAAGAACTTAGGAAAATACTTGGAAACAAAGATTTAGCTGTAGAAGATACTGTAGTGGTTTCTGAAGAAGAAACCTTTCTTGGAACTTCCAGGACACAATTCTTTTATATCGTTCGCGCCTTTTTCCTTTTATTCGGACTTGAAGGCATAACCCGTCTCATCCTTTCAGATGGTACCGGTATGTTTGACAATATTTATCCATTGATAGCGTACATCGGGATTATTGGTTCTATTCTTTTCATTGATAATAAAGCAAAAATTTCGAACAAGCATCAATATATGAAAAAAGGACTATTGGAAATGATTGCGATCATTATCCTATTAGTCATCTCGTATCAGATTGCTATGGCTGTAAAACCAGTTATTGCATTGCCTCAAATATTCTTTGCCATGATGATCGCAGCCGCTTTAGGTGCCATCTTTTACAATTGGAGCTTCGGGCCAACCATTAGAGCACTCCTTGTTGCAGGTATACCGGTTGTTTTGGCAGCAAACTTCATGATCGGGGGATCACGTATAGGGGACGCATTTGCAATCGAAGGAATGAATGCCGTACTTGCTTATGGATTCTTTGGTCAACTTTTCTGGATGTTTGGTGGAATTGCATTGATCATGTTCTTTGCAAGGACAGCAAATGCTCGCAATCTTGCTCCCGGTATGGCCGGGTCCCTTTCTCATTCCGGTTTGACTGGTGCATGTACTGCAGGTGACTTTGGCAAGACTGCTGCAAAGCGTGCTCCAATCATGATCAACATACCGTTTTTTGGGCATATTTTTGTTTTCTCTGTTCTGGCAATCAGTGCAGAGCGTGGAAGTCTATGGGTGTTCCCTTCTTTATTGATCGTTGCAGTGGGAGTTGGATTGACTATTCTTGCCTTAATCAATCTTAGAAAATCCAATGGAGAAGATAAAAAAGAAGTGAAGGCATTGATGCAATTTTCTTTCGGTTGGCAGATGTGTGCGGTATTCGGTGGTTTGGCATTATTGAGCCTAAGTACCATGCCGATTGATTATGCAGCAATGGCGCAGTCGTCTGCAATCTCGCACTTTGGATTATTTGCTGCGATTCAAGGGGATATGTTCGGGGCTGAAGCTGCTGCTTTAATTCCTTTCATTTTTTCCATGCCATTTTTAGTCCACCCCCTTGTTTTCTTCATGTTTGGAAAAGCGATGGAAAATAACGGAGAAATGCCGATCAAACCAGTTTATACGTTGGCTCTGATTGGTGTAATCGGAGTGGCGTACGCCATATTCTTTGTATAAAGTTTGTTGAACTATGCTTAAAGAGGCGCATCGGATCGAATACCGGTGCGCCTCTTTACTATTGCATCTTTTTGTTGTAATAATCCACCGAATACTGAGCGCCTTCACTTACCATTTTATTGTCCTGGATATCTTCTGGATCAGGGTTTCCTGCCTTTTCTATCGGAAGGCTTGTATTTCTATATTTGAGTGGAATGACTTTATTTTTTATACGCTTGGAATATTGGACAACTTTCTCCCTATAAGGCTTATATGCAAGCAACCCGGCACTTGTGAGACTGGCTGCACCTGCTATTAATAACGGCTTTTTTAGTTGACGTGTATTCATAATGTAACGCCTCCTGGTTGTTGATTTTATTTATAGGTTTGATATTCCCTGCTTAGAATTTATTAAACATGGAAGCAAACCCCTAAATAAACCCATGCTTGATCATTACGGCTTTGATTGCCATATAGTCTACATTTTCCGGAAGCTCTTCTTTAATTGGTTTCAATTTTTCTGTGCCTACATTTTCAATGGCTTTGATGATCTCGTTTTCGTGTTCAGCTGGAATGAACGTATCCCACTCTACCACCACCTCTTCTTCTTTGGCGCATTTAAAGAGATGGTTTTGAATGGTGATGAGACTCATATCTCTTCCCTTGGCTATTTCCTTCAAGGACGTACCCTCTTCAAAAAGCCTAAATGAAAACATATGACTGGATTCTCCTTCACCAGGTGTAAGTTTAGCAGATTGTCTGGTGGGGGCTTGGCGGGTTGGTACCGTCTCTATAACTCGATCAGAA is part of the Sutcliffiella sp. FSL R7-0096 genome and harbors:
- a CDS encoding DUF3900 domain-containing protein, translating into MDFDIKSLAFYLIEVEGSGESAKKYYKPMAVLDEDTYEESALKPFLDGELMKITKRKVDRHPKNEQVPTKIGRFMVEPGYDLGSNPNYNQFNRIKNAETLEIFSQAAEEIATTYTDTTAVRGGVLIVARAKLNKYFDEPFVFILKCDFEQKVASITDERTLIHNVQMAITTKNMKSIQYPFMIEDGMVEESELKIHQSSHSRYFEDFLKFVEYGESMPEIIKNQVMGMVHQEISETYKDESEEKEKMEQAMEAWATSPKRELQERWSDEQVIEASSSIIEQTPDIELKFKLDHISVKSLLADFGENVHIAKINDRYVVLLEGDFLQFEKNVSPVEMLKPSELTMILERMNKKYSN
- a CDS encoding VOC family protein; amino-acid sequence: MAIKRLEHVGIMVQDIEVSIAFYTNILGFSLKGQLDHPNGVIKLAFLGFNESDETELELIQGYNDHLPPEGKVHHIALTVDNLEMEYERLKQLDVTFLEKEITTLPNGARYIFFTGPDGEWIELFETK
- a CDS encoding oligoribonuclease, with the protein product MIHLFTHNDLDGVGCGILAKLAFKEKVKVHYNSVGSLNYQVADFMEEATPQHQIYITDLSVNEDNAKKLDHFVKELGGKVQFIDHHKTAIHLNGYNWAAVTVEYEDGRLTSATSLFYEYLLEKELITRREALDEVVELIRQYDTWEWDRNNNTKAKRLNDLLYMISIDDFVERMLQKLTNADKFNFDDFETQILDMEEQKLERYLRKKRREIVQKPVDDKWVGIIHAESFLSEIGNALGKENPHLDYIAMINMGSKRISLRTIHDDVDVSQVAAKFDGGGHAKASGCNLNEQAYKLFVSEAFPLEPLKQDAPKNVFNVKESPNGVLYDSKEKGNLFLLPKEGGTWQVENKEKLMEKTFSSFQEAETFVKRSFAAWLVKDEEYVNFLVENIRRLRTNN
- the msrA gene encoding peptide-methionine (S)-S-oxide reductase MsrA, producing MKNSKTELATFAGGCFWCMVKPFDEMPGIEKVVSGYTGGEVTNPTYEEIKKGNTGHYEAVQIKFNPELFPYEKLLELYWPQIDPTDDGGQFFDRGSQYRTAIFYHNDHQKELAVKTKEELQSSGRFQKPIVTEIKPATAFYEAEEYHQKFYEKNPEKYKQERKESGRDAHIKEYWGEEYTK